From a single Larimichthys crocea isolate SSNF chromosome XIII, L_crocea_2.0, whole genome shotgun sequence genomic region:
- the thrb gene encoding thyroid hormone receptor beta isoform X4 → MALSMMNYCIPDMYDMPHVGMGGYMVQDGGEHCMYQGEGPGYGLCEPQPLHHPPCMEQAWPQSQHYSCSYADGLPAFKKEFCCMEIPLSHFHHQPECFPEIKPDFSHLQWIHGANKRGYIPSYLDKDELCVVCGDKATGYHYRCITCEGCKGFFRRTIQKNLNPTYACKYEGKCVIDKVTRNQCQECRFKKCIAVGMATDLVLDNSKRLAKRKLIEENRERRRREELQKTVWDRLEPTQEEWDLIRMVTEAHMATNAQGNHWKQKRKFLSAAGVKEAKPEDIGQASMVNAPEGNKVDIEAFSQFTKIITPAITRVVDFAKKLPMFCELPCEDQIILLKGCCMEIMSLRAAVRYDPESQTLTLNGEMAVTRGQLKNGGLGVVSDAIFDLGVSLSSFNLDDSEVALLQAVILLSSDRSGLSSVEQIERCQEEFLLAFEHYINYRKHKLAHFWPKLLMKVTDLRMIGACHASRFLHMKVECPTELFPPLFLEVFED, encoded by the exons ATGGCGCTCTCCATGATGAACTATTGCATACCAGACATGTATGACATGCCTCATGTTGGGATGGGTGGGTACATGGTGCAGGACGGTGGGGAACACTGCATGTACCAAGGTGAGGGACCCGGGTACGGACTTTGTGAACCCCAGCCGCTGCACCACCCACCCTGTATGGAGCAGGCTTGGCCACAAAGCCAGCACTACTCTTGCTCATACGCTGATGGCCTTCCTGCTTTTAAGAAAGAGTTTTGCTGCATGGAGATCCCTCTTAGTCATTTCCACCATCAGCCTGAATGTTTCCCTGAGATCAAACCTGACTTCTCACACCTGCAGTGGATCCATGGGGCGAATAAGAGAG GGTACATTCCAAGTTACCTGGACAAGGATGAGCTATGTGTAGTGTGCGGGGACAAAGCCACAGGCTATCACTATCGTTGCATTACCTGCGAAGGTTGCAAG GGTTTCTTCAGGCGGACAATCCAGAAGAATCTCAACCCAACCTACGCTTGTAAGTACGAGGGGAAATGCGTCATCGACAAAGTGACCAGAAATCAGTGCCAGGAATGCCGCTTCAAGAAGTGCATTGCGGTGGGAATGGCAACCGACT TGGTGTTGGACAACAGCAAGAGGCTGGCCAAGCGTAAACTAATCGAGGAGAACCGGGAGCGCCGTCGGAGGGAGGAACTCCAAAAGACAGTGTGGGACCGACTGGAGCCCACCCAGGAGGAGTGGGACCTCATCCGTATGGTGACTGAGGCCCATATGGCCACGAACGCCCAGGGCAACCACTGGAAGCAGAAGCGGAAATTCCTG AGTGCAGCGGGGGTGAAGGAAGCTAAG CCTGAGGATATTGGTCAAGCGTCCATGGTCAATGCACCTGAAGGAAACAAAGTGGATATAGAAGCCTTCAGTCAGTTTACAAAAATTATCACCCCTGCCATAACCCGAGTGGTGGACTTTGCCAAAAAACTGCCTATGTTTTGTGAG CTGCCTTGTGAAGACCAGATCATCCTGTTGAAAGGTTGCTGCATGGAGATCATGTCACTGCGAGCTGCTGTCCGCTATGATCCAGAGAGTCAGACCCTCACGCTGAACGGCGAGATGGCAGTCACACGAGGTCAGCTTAAGAACGGAGGCTTGGGCGTAGTCTCGGACGCCATCTTCGACCTCGGCGTTTCGCTGTCCTCCTTTAACCTGGATGACTCTGAGGTGGCTCTTCTGCAGGCTGTCATCCTGCTTTCATCCG ATCGGTCGGGCCTGAGTAGCGTGGAGCAAATCGAGCGCTGCCAAGAGGAGTTCCTGCTGGCCTTTGAACATTACATCAACTACCGCAAACACAAATTGGCGCATTTCTGGCCCAAGCTGCTAATGAAGGTGACGGACCTGCGGATGATCGGCGCCTGCCACGCCAGCCGATTCCTTCACATGAAAGTAGAGTGTCCCACCGAGCtattccctcctctcttcctggAGGTCTTCGAGGACTGA
- the thrb gene encoding thyroid hormone receptor beta isoform X3: protein MSEPAEKCSPRWKDEAIQNGYIPSYLDKDELCVVCGDKATGYHYRCITCEGCKGFFRRTIQKNLNPTYACKYEGKCVIDKVTRNQCQECRFKKCIAVGMATDLVLDNSKRLAKRKLIEENRERRRREELQKTVWDRLEPTQEEWDLIRMVTEAHMATNAQGNHWKQKRKFLSAAGVKEAKPEDIGQASMVNAPEGNKVDIEAFSQFTKIITPAITRVVDFAKKLPMFCELPCEDQIILLKGCCMEIMSLRAAVRYDPESQTLTLNGEMAVTRGQLKNGGLGVVSDAIFDLGVSLSSFNLDDSEVALLQAVILLSSDRSGLSSVEQIERCQEEFLLAFEHYINYRKHKLAHFWPKLLMKVTDLRMIGACHASRFLHMKVECPTELFPPLFLEVFED, encoded by the exons GGTACATTCCAAGTTACCTGGACAAGGATGAGCTATGTGTAGTGTGCGGGGACAAAGCCACAGGCTATCACTATCGTTGCATTACCTGCGAAGGTTGCAAG GGTTTCTTCAGGCGGACAATCCAGAAGAATCTCAACCCAACCTACGCTTGTAAGTACGAGGGGAAATGCGTCATCGACAAAGTGACCAGAAATCAGTGCCAGGAATGCCGCTTCAAGAAGTGCATTGCGGTGGGAATGGCAACCGACT TGGTGTTGGACAACAGCAAGAGGCTGGCCAAGCGTAAACTAATCGAGGAGAACCGGGAGCGCCGTCGGAGGGAGGAACTCCAAAAGACAGTGTGGGACCGACTGGAGCCCACCCAGGAGGAGTGGGACCTCATCCGTATGGTGACTGAGGCCCATATGGCCACGAACGCCCAGGGCAACCACTGGAAGCAGAAGCGGAAATTCCTG AGTGCAGCGGGGGTGAAGGAAGCTAAG CCTGAGGATATTGGTCAAGCGTCCATGGTCAATGCACCTGAAGGAAACAAAGTGGATATAGAAGCCTTCAGTCAGTTTACAAAAATTATCACCCCTGCCATAACCCGAGTGGTGGACTTTGCCAAAAAACTGCCTATGTTTTGTGAG CTGCCTTGTGAAGACCAGATCATCCTGTTGAAAGGTTGCTGCATGGAGATCATGTCACTGCGAGCTGCTGTCCGCTATGATCCAGAGAGTCAGACCCTCACGCTGAACGGCGAGATGGCAGTCACACGAGGTCAGCTTAAGAACGGAGGCTTGGGCGTAGTCTCGGACGCCATCTTCGACCTCGGCGTTTCGCTGTCCTCCTTTAACCTGGATGACTCTGAGGTGGCTCTTCTGCAGGCTGTCATCCTGCTTTCATCCG ATCGGTCGGGCCTGAGTAGCGTGGAGCAAATCGAGCGCTGCCAAGAGGAGTTCCTGCTGGCCTTTGAACATTACATCAACTACCGCAAACACAAATTGGCGCATTTCTGGCCCAAGCTGCTAATGAAGGTGACGGACCTGCGGATGATCGGCGCCTGCCACGCCAGCCGATTCCTTCACATGAAAGTAGAGTGTCCCACCGAGCtattccctcctctcttcctggAGGTCTTCGAGGACTGA
- the thrb gene encoding thyroid hormone receptor beta isoform X2, with protein MSGYIPSYLDKDELCVVCGDKATGYHYRCITCEGCKGFFRRTIQKNLNPTYACKYEGKCVIDKVTRNQCQECRFKKCIAVGMATDLVLDNSKRLAKRKLIEENRERRRREELQKTVWDRLEPTQEEWDLIRMVTEAHMATNAQGNHWKQKRKFLVEEAMLLNEITCNLFYTSDQSAAGVKEAKPEDIGQASMVNAPEGNKVDIEAFSQFTKIITPAITRVVDFAKKLPMFCELPCEDQIILLKGCCMEIMSLRAAVRYDPESQTLTLNGEMAVTRGQLKNGGLGVVSDAIFDLGVSLSSFNLDDSEVALLQAVILLSSDRSGLSSVEQIERCQEEFLLAFEHYINYRKHKLAHFWPKLLMKVTDLRMIGACHASRFLHMKVECPTELFPPLFLEVFED; from the exons GGTACATTCCAAGTTACCTGGACAAGGATGAGCTATGTGTAGTGTGCGGGGACAAAGCCACAGGCTATCACTATCGTTGCATTACCTGCGAAGGTTGCAAG GGTTTCTTCAGGCGGACAATCCAGAAGAATCTCAACCCAACCTACGCTTGTAAGTACGAGGGGAAATGCGTCATCGACAAAGTGACCAGAAATCAGTGCCAGGAATGCCGCTTCAAGAAGTGCATTGCGGTGGGAATGGCAACCGACT TGGTGTTGGACAACAGCAAGAGGCTGGCCAAGCGTAAACTAATCGAGGAGAACCGGGAGCGCCGTCGGAGGGAGGAACTCCAAAAGACAGTGTGGGACCGACTGGAGCCCACCCAGGAGGAGTGGGACCTCATCCGTATGGTGACTGAGGCCCATATGGCCACGAACGCCCAGGGCAACCACTGGAAGCAGAAGCGGAAATTCCTG GTCGAGGAAGCTATGCTTCTTAATGAAATAACATGTAATTTATTCTATACTTCTGACCAGAGTGCAGCGGGGGTGAAGGAAGCTAAG CCTGAGGATATTGGTCAAGCGTCCATGGTCAATGCACCTGAAGGAAACAAAGTGGATATAGAAGCCTTCAGTCAGTTTACAAAAATTATCACCCCTGCCATAACCCGAGTGGTGGACTTTGCCAAAAAACTGCCTATGTTTTGTGAG CTGCCTTGTGAAGACCAGATCATCCTGTTGAAAGGTTGCTGCATGGAGATCATGTCACTGCGAGCTGCTGTCCGCTATGATCCAGAGAGTCAGACCCTCACGCTGAACGGCGAGATGGCAGTCACACGAGGTCAGCTTAAGAACGGAGGCTTGGGCGTAGTCTCGGACGCCATCTTCGACCTCGGCGTTTCGCTGTCCTCCTTTAACCTGGATGACTCTGAGGTGGCTCTTCTGCAGGCTGTCATCCTGCTTTCATCCG ATCGGTCGGGCCTGAGTAGCGTGGAGCAAATCGAGCGCTGCCAAGAGGAGTTCCTGCTGGCCTTTGAACATTACATCAACTACCGCAAACACAAATTGGCGCATTTCTGGCCCAAGCTGCTAATGAAGGTGACGGACCTGCGGATGATCGGCGCCTGCCACGCCAGCCGATTCCTTCACATGAAAGTAGAGTGTCCCACCGAGCtattccctcctctcttcctggAGGTCTTCGAGGACTGA
- the thrb gene encoding thyroid hormone receptor beta isoform X1, giving the protein MSEPAEKCSPRWKDEAIQNGYIPSYLDKDELCVVCGDKATGYHYRCITCEGCKGFFRRTIQKNLNPTYACKYEGKCVIDKVTRNQCQECRFKKCIAVGMATDLVLDNSKRLAKRKLIEENRERRRREELQKTVWDRLEPTQEEWDLIRMVTEAHMATNAQGNHWKQKRKFLVEEAMLLNEITCNLFYTSDQSAAGVKEAKPEDIGQASMVNAPEGNKVDIEAFSQFTKIITPAITRVVDFAKKLPMFCELPCEDQIILLKGCCMEIMSLRAAVRYDPESQTLTLNGEMAVTRGQLKNGGLGVVSDAIFDLGVSLSSFNLDDSEVALLQAVILLSSDRSGLSSVEQIERCQEEFLLAFEHYINYRKHKLAHFWPKLLMKVTDLRMIGACHASRFLHMKVECPTELFPPLFLEVFED; this is encoded by the exons GGTACATTCCAAGTTACCTGGACAAGGATGAGCTATGTGTAGTGTGCGGGGACAAAGCCACAGGCTATCACTATCGTTGCATTACCTGCGAAGGTTGCAAG GGTTTCTTCAGGCGGACAATCCAGAAGAATCTCAACCCAACCTACGCTTGTAAGTACGAGGGGAAATGCGTCATCGACAAAGTGACCAGAAATCAGTGCCAGGAATGCCGCTTCAAGAAGTGCATTGCGGTGGGAATGGCAACCGACT TGGTGTTGGACAACAGCAAGAGGCTGGCCAAGCGTAAACTAATCGAGGAGAACCGGGAGCGCCGTCGGAGGGAGGAACTCCAAAAGACAGTGTGGGACCGACTGGAGCCCACCCAGGAGGAGTGGGACCTCATCCGTATGGTGACTGAGGCCCATATGGCCACGAACGCCCAGGGCAACCACTGGAAGCAGAAGCGGAAATTCCTG GTCGAGGAAGCTATGCTTCTTAATGAAATAACATGTAATTTATTCTATACTTCTGACCAGAGTGCAGCGGGGGTGAAGGAAGCTAAG CCTGAGGATATTGGTCAAGCGTCCATGGTCAATGCACCTGAAGGAAACAAAGTGGATATAGAAGCCTTCAGTCAGTTTACAAAAATTATCACCCCTGCCATAACCCGAGTGGTGGACTTTGCCAAAAAACTGCCTATGTTTTGTGAG CTGCCTTGTGAAGACCAGATCATCCTGTTGAAAGGTTGCTGCATGGAGATCATGTCACTGCGAGCTGCTGTCCGCTATGATCCAGAGAGTCAGACCCTCACGCTGAACGGCGAGATGGCAGTCACACGAGGTCAGCTTAAGAACGGAGGCTTGGGCGTAGTCTCGGACGCCATCTTCGACCTCGGCGTTTCGCTGTCCTCCTTTAACCTGGATGACTCTGAGGTGGCTCTTCTGCAGGCTGTCATCCTGCTTTCATCCG ATCGGTCGGGCCTGAGTAGCGTGGAGCAAATCGAGCGCTGCCAAGAGGAGTTCCTGCTGGCCTTTGAACATTACATCAACTACCGCAAACACAAATTGGCGCATTTCTGGCCCAAGCTGCTAATGAAGGTGACGGACCTGCGGATGATCGGCGCCTGCCACGCCAGCCGATTCCTTCACATGAAAGTAGAGTGTCCCACCGAGCtattccctcctctcttcctggAGGTCTTCGAGGACTGA